A single window of Brevundimonas vitisensis DNA harbors:
- the prfA gene encoding peptide chain release factor 1 produces the protein MRLPQARLDQVLDRFHQVEARMGAATDGQEIVRLSKEHSEMKPVADAVMALARARAEMADLEVMSTDPEMAEMASEELRALGDRLPEMEREVALLLAPRDADENASAVLEVRAGTGGDEAALFAGDLFRMYSRYASTRGWRVEVDSATEGEAGGYKEIIATVTGDGVFGRLKFESGVHRVQRVPTTEAQGRIHTSAATVAVLPEVEDVEIDIQDKDIRIDTFRASGSGGQHVNKTDSAVRITHFPSGIVVTSSEKSQHVNRDKAMKNLRVRLYDMQRQMKDNARSDARKSQVGSGDRSERIRTYNFPQGRVTDHRIGLSLHSLPQILEGDIDPLLNALIAEDQAARLADLEAEFG, from the coding sequence TTGCGACTGCCCCAGGCCCGGCTCGATCAGGTTCTCGACCGCTTCCACCAGGTGGAGGCGCGCATGGGCGCGGCCACGGACGGGCAGGAGATCGTGCGCCTGTCGAAAGAGCATTCGGAGATGAAGCCGGTGGCCGACGCGGTCATGGCCCTGGCGCGAGCGCGAGCCGAGATGGCCGATCTGGAGGTCATGTCGACCGATCCCGAAATGGCCGAGATGGCGTCGGAGGAACTGCGGGCCCTGGGCGATCGTCTGCCGGAGATGGAGCGCGAGGTGGCCCTGCTGCTGGCCCCGCGCGATGCCGATGAAAATGCCAGCGCCGTGCTGGAAGTCCGGGCCGGGACCGGCGGGGACGAAGCGGCCCTGTTCGCCGGCGACCTGTTCCGGATGTACTCGCGCTATGCCTCCACGCGCGGCTGGCGGGTCGAGGTCGACAGCGCCACCGAGGGCGAGGCCGGGGGCTACAAGGAAATCATCGCCACCGTCACCGGCGACGGCGTGTTCGGCCGGCTGAAGTTCGAAAGCGGCGTGCACCGGGTCCAGCGTGTGCCGACGACGGAGGCGCAAGGGCGCATCCACACCTCGGCCGCCACGGTCGCGGTCCTGCCCGAGGTCGAGGACGTCGAGATCGACATCCAGGACAAGGACATCCGCATCGACACCTTCCGGGCCTCCGGCTCGGGCGGGCAGCACGTCAACAAGACCGACTCGGCCGTGCGGATCACCCATTTCCCGTCCGGCATCGTGGTGACGTCGTCGGAGAAGTCCCAGCACGTCAACCGCGACAAGGCGATGAAGAACCTGCGCGTGCGGCTCTACGACATGCAGCGCCAGATGAAGGACAATGCCCGTTCGGACGCGCGCAAGTCCCAGGTCGGCTCGGGCGACCGGTCCGAACGCATCCGCACCTATAATTTCCCGCAAGGCCGCGTGACCGACCACCGCATCGGCCTGTCCCTGCACAGCCTGCCCCAGATCCTGGAGGGGGACATCGACCCCCTGCTGAACGCTCTGATCGCCGAGGACCAGGCCGCCCGCCTGGCGGACCTGGAGGCGGAGTTCGGCTGA
- a CDS encoding response regulator, whose product MFDADRMPPAGPTDPAMDPQSSVARLCAIYDPLLTDPEFALSPRAEQELKGLAAIFDLDSARRACEVWTDLRPVLTRHSPARREQPTAEHDGSLSLTLMVVEDDPEMAADLTDVLTEAGHRIIGPFHSAEAAEVSAALHPVDLALLDVNLSGRQSGVALARTLKDRWGVASLFLSGDVTATARAADQAEAILIKPFSGREVLDAVARVWRGIEVRR is encoded by the coding sequence ATGTTTGATGCCGACCGTATGCCACCTGCCGGGCCGACCGATCCGGCCATGGACCCCCAATCCAGCGTCGCCAGACTGTGCGCGATCTATGATCCCCTGCTGACCGACCCTGAGTTCGCCCTGTCGCCCCGCGCGGAGCAGGAGCTGAAGGGCCTGGCCGCCATATTCGACCTGGATTCCGCGCGGCGGGCCTGCGAGGTCTGGACCGATCTCCGGCCTGTGCTGACCCGCCATTCGCCCGCTCGGCGCGAACAACCGACCGCAGAACATGACGGGTCTCTCTCGCTGACGCTGATGGTGGTCGAGGACGATCCGGAAATGGCGGCCGACCTGACCGATGTCCTGACCGAGGCCGGGCACCGCATCATCGGCCCCTTCCACAGCGCCGAGGCCGCCGAGGTGTCCGCCGCCCTGCATCCGGTCGATCTGGCCCTGCTGGACGTCAATCTGTCGGGCCGCCAGAGCGGTGTCGCCCTGGCCCGCACGCTGAAAGACCGCTGGGGGGTGGCCAGCCTGTTCCTGTCGGGCGACGTCACCGCGACGGCCCGCGCCGCCGACCAGGCCGAGGCCATACTGATCAAGCCCTTCAGCGGGCGCGAAGTGCTGGACGCCGTCGCCCGGGTCTGGCGGGGGATCGAGGTCCGTCGCTGA
- a CDS encoding sulfite exporter TauE/SafE family protein encodes MDTFFLFLLVGLLAQAVDGALGMAYGVISSSVLLALGVPPAMASASTHGAEVFTTAASAGSHVWHKNIDWRLFVPLAIAGVIGGCLGAYVLTGIEGNVIKPFVIAYLALIGVYILWRASHDIRPRRIPTWFVGPLGVIGGFFDAIGGGGWGPTVTSTLVGAGQDPRRAIGTVNTAEFFLTVAISATFVWAILTGHWSEAGALENHAAAIAGLVAGGLIAAPFAGLITKRVPRRALTYAVGGLLIFLSLFQGAQLAGLIG; translated from the coding sequence ATGGACACCTTCTTCCTGTTTCTGCTGGTCGGCCTTTTGGCCCAGGCCGTGGATGGTGCCTTGGGCATGGCTTACGGCGTGATTTCGTCCTCGGTCCTGCTGGCCCTGGGCGTGCCCCCGGCCATGGCCTCGGCCAGCACCCACGGGGCCGAGGTCTTCACCACCGCCGCCTCGGCCGGCAGCCACGTCTGGCACAAGAACATCGACTGGCGGCTGTTCGTGCCCCTGGCCATCGCCGGGGTGATCGGCGGCTGCCTGGGGGCCTATGTCCTGACCGGCATCGAGGGCAACGTCATCAAGCCCTTCGTCATCGCCTATCTGGCCCTGATCGGCGTCTATATCCTGTGGCGGGCGAGCCATGACATCCGCCCCCGGCGCATTCCGACCTGGTTCGTCGGGCCCCTGGGCGTGATCGGCGGCTTTTTCGACGCCATCGGCGGGGGCGGCTGGGGCCCCACCGTGACCTCGACCCTGGTCGGCGCCGGTCAGGACCCACGCCGCGCGATCGGCACGGTCAATACGGCGGAGTTCTTTCTGACCGTCGCCATCTCGGCCACCTTCGTCTGGGCCATCCTTACCGGCCACTGGAGCGAGGCCGGGGCGCTGGAGAACCACGCCGCCGCCATTGCGGGCCTGGTCGCCGGCGGCCTGATCGCCGCCCCCTTCGCCGGCCTCATCACCAAGCGGGTGCCGCGCCGGGCCCTGACCTATGCAGTCGGTGGCCTCCTGATCTTTCTGTCCCTGTTCCAGGGGGCCCAGCTGGCGGGGCTGATCGGCTGA
- a CDS encoding glutathione S-transferase N-terminal domain-containing protein produces the protein MKLYITTPSPFARKCRIVIREKGLAARVEEIAVDPYANAPELLATNPVVQVPTLIAEDGLPITDSPLICDYLDGLGEGPGLLPQDRADRLRVRRMETLGSAALEMGVKLVLEKRRPEQERSPSWIDRWTLNMGRALDAMEAAVQSGDIAADSLDLGGITAGVAVAWIGFRHPDYDWRTGRPGLVALSQTLEARASFIDTRPA, from the coding sequence ATGAAACTCTACATCACCACCCCGTCCCCCTTCGCTCGCAAATGCCGGATCGTGATCCGCGAAAAGGGGCTGGCCGCGCGGGTCGAGGAGATCGCGGTCGATCCCTATGCCAATGCGCCCGAGCTGCTGGCCACCAATCCGGTGGTTCAGGTGCCCACCCTGATCGCCGAAGACGGCCTGCCGATCACCGACAGCCCGCTGATCTGCGACTATCTGGACGGGCTGGGCGAGGGGCCTGGCCTGTTGCCACAGGATCGAGCCGATCGGCTGCGGGTGCGGCGGATGGAGACCCTGGGTTCGGCGGCGCTGGAAATGGGGGTCAAGCTGGTGCTGGAGAAGCGCCGTCCCGAGCAGGAGCGTTCGCCCTCCTGGATCGATCGCTGGACCCTGAACATGGGCCGGGCCCTGGATGCCATGGAGGCGGCGGTTCAGTCGGGAGATATCGCGGCCGATTCGCTGGACCTGGGCGGAATCACCGCCGGGGTGGCCGTGGCCTGGATCGGTTTCCGTCATCCCGACTACGACTGGCGCACGGGCCGGCCGGGCCTGGTGGCCCTCAGCCAGACGCTGGAGGCTCGGGCCAGCTTCATCGACACCCGGCCGGCCTGA
- the ispG gene encoding flavodoxin-dependent (E)-4-hydroxy-3-methylbut-2-enyl-diphosphate synthase gives MSDHSHIRPWRHIERRISRKIRVGSVEVGGGAPISVQSMTNTPTTDAAATIDQIRQLEEAGADIVRVSCPDEDSTAAFRTIAREARVPLVADIHFHYRRGIEAAEAGAACLRINPGNIGNAARVRDVVQAAKDHGCSMRIGVNAGSLERELLEKYGEPCPEAMVESALNHARILQDHDFHEFKISVKASDPFLTVAAYQQLAEAIDCPLHLGVTEAGPLRSGTIKSAIGLGNMLWAGIGDTIRVSLAADPVEEIKVGFDILKSLGLRHRGVNIIACPSCARQGFNVIETVAVLEEKLAHISTPLSLSIIGCVVNGPGEALYTDVGFTGGGKGAGMIYLNGKIAHKQANDGMIDEIVARVEEKAAELNAARAAEAVGLAAAE, from the coding sequence ATGAGCGATCATTCCCATATCCGACCCTGGCGGCACATCGAACGCCGCATCAGCCGCAAGATCCGCGTCGGCAGCGTGGAGGTGGGCGGCGGGGCGCCGATCAGCGTCCAGTCCATGACCAACACCCCGACCACGGATGCGGCGGCGACGATCGATCAGATCCGCCAGCTGGAAGAGGCGGGGGCCGACATCGTGCGCGTCTCCTGCCCGGACGAGGACTCCACCGCCGCCTTCCGCACCATCGCCCGCGAGGCGCGCGTGCCCCTGGTCGCCGACATCCACTTTCACTACCGGCGCGGCATCGAGGCGGCCGAGGCGGGCGCCGCCTGTCTGCGGATCAATCCCGGCAATATCGGCAATGCCGCGCGCGTGCGCGACGTGGTCCAGGCCGCCAAGGACCATGGCTGTTCGATGCGGATCGGGGTGAATGCCGGGTCGCTGGAACGCGAACTGCTGGAAAAATACGGCGAGCCCTGCCCCGAGGCCATGGTCGAGAGCGCCCTGAACCACGCCCGGATCCTGCAGGATCACGACTTCCACGAGTTCAAGATCTCGGTGAAGGCGTCCGACCCCTTCCTGACGGTGGCCGCCTATCAGCAGCTGGCCGAGGCGATCGACTGCCCGCTGCACCTGGGCGTGACCGAGGCAGGGCCGCTGCGGTCCGGCACCATCAAGTCGGCCATCGGCCTGGGCAATATGCTGTGGGCCGGGATCGGCGATACCATCCGGGTCAGCCTGGCCGCCGACCCGGTCGAGGAGATCAAGGTCGGGTTCGACATCCTGAAGTCGCTGGGTCTGCGTCACCGGGGCGTCAACATCATCGCCTGCCCGTCCTGTGCCCGGCAGGGGTTCAATGTGATCGAGACGGTCGCCGTGCTGGAAGAAAAGCTGGCCCATATCTCGACGCCGCTCAGCCTGTCGATCATCGGCTGTGTCGTGAACGGACCGGGCGAGGCCCTCTATACCGACGTCGGCTTCACCGGCGGCGGCAAGGGGGCGGGCATGATCTATCTGAACGGCAAGATCGCTCACAAACAGGCCAATGACGGCATGATCGACGAGATCGTCGCCCGCGTCGAAGAAAAGGCGGCCGAACTGAATGCCGCGCGAGCGGCCGAGGCGGTGGGCCTGGCGGCGGCGGAATAG